In Pseudophryne corroboree isolate aPseCor3 chromosome 3, aPseCor3.hap2, whole genome shotgun sequence, a genomic segment contains:
- the LOC135057266 gene encoding keratin, type I cuticular Ha6-like, producing MQLLNDRLASYLDKVRSLEQENAQLERNIREWYEKNQPSALPDFSCYFRTIQELQSQISATTVENARLILQIDNERLAADDFRNKYDMERQLSNSVEADVNGLRILLEELNRERCDLEIQVQNLQDELQQMKRNQEEEANSLRAQLGARINVEVNSAPSVDFNSTLAEIREQYETMMERNLREVETMFRQRSEDLNREVASGSEQLQSVQTEVIDLRRNIQTLEIELQSQISMKSALEGTLAETEATFSSQLAQLQCLINDVESQLTQIRSDLERQNHEYKILMDQKSHLEMEIATYKRLLDGHDIQISSCSADSSCQKPCTSQMLMNNCLFRRDAVEDIQTL from the exons ATGCAGCTTCTGAATGATCGCTTGGCATCCTACTTAGACAAGGTTCGCTCACTAGAGCAAGAAAATGCCCAACTGGAGAGAAACATCCGTGAGTGGTATGAGAAGAATCAACCCAGTGCTCTACCTGATTTTAGCTGCTACTTTAGAACCATTCAGGAGCTTCAAAGCCAG ATTTCAGCAACCACTGTGGAAAATGCGCGACTTATACTACAAATTGACAACGAGCGCCTAGCAGCAGATGACTTCAGAAACAA GTATGATATGGAGCGCCAACTAAGTAACAGCGTTGAGGCCGATGTGAATGGCTTGCGTATTCTCCTGGAAGAACTGAACCGTGAAAGATGTGACCTGGAGATTCAGGTTCAAAACCTGCAGGATGAACTGCAGCAAATGAAGAGGAACCAAGAGGAG GAAGCGAACTCTCTGCGAGCTCAGCTAGGCGCCAGAATCAACGTAGAAGTAAATTCAGCTCCATCTGTAGATTTCAACAGTACATTGGCTGAGATCCGGGAGCAATATGAGACCATGATGGAGAGAAACCTAAGAGAGGTGGAGACAATGTTCCGGCAAAGG AGTGAAGACTTGAATCGTGAAGTCGCATCTGGCTCTGAGCAACTGCagtctgtgcaaactgaagtcatTGACCTAAGACGGAACATCCAAACATTGGAGATTGAACTACAGAGCCAGATTAGCATG AAATCTGCTCTGGAGGGCACTTTAGCAGAGACGGAAGCTACATTTAGTTCCCAGCTTGCCCAGTTACAATGTTTAATCAATGATGTGGAGTCTCAGCTGACACAGATCCGATCAGATCTAGAACGTCAGAACCATGAGTACAAGATTCTCATGGACCAGAAGTCCCACTTGGAGATGGAGATCGCCACTTACAAACGCCTTCTGGATGGTcatgatataca GATCTCATCATGCAGTGCAGACTCATCATGTCAAAAGCCATGTACATCACAAATGCTAATGAATAACTGTCTCTTCCGGAGAGATGCTGTGGAAGACATACAAACTCTCTAA